The Fusarium falciforme chromosome 8, complete sequence region ATCGCCCACGCACAGCCTCAGATCCCCCTTCACTTCCTCTCCAGCCAAGAAAATGCCACTCTGCCTCATTTGTATCCCCCTGCAATCAAAACCAATGAAGTCTCTGCAATGTTCAGCCACTGGGATGGTCACAATCAAGGTCAGACCCCGCACAGCCGAGCCGACATTTCAACTCGACCACCCCATCCCATCTTCCTTCTGTCAACTCTCCTTTCGCTAGCTACTTTCTGCTTGGGGCCATCTGGCTCCACAAGAAAAAATGCACCAAGTATCGAATATGAGGCTAGCGTGACGAACAGGAAAACGGATCTTTTGCCCATCAGACCAATGAAGGACTTATCCTCGGCCGTCGGCTTCGCGGCGAAGCTGAAGCCAGAGATCAGGCTCGCCCAGGCCATTTCGGAGTTCAACGCTTCTCTCAGCAACAAGAACCAACGCGCCAGATTCAAGAACTTGCAGTCACAAAGCCCCCCTAGTCCAGACGACATCATTAGGCTCACTGAGGAGATCAACAGGGATGGCGCTCGAGCTCACCGATCATGGAGGCCATATGGCACTCGACTTGTGGCCATCCTGGAACGCATGCGCCAATTTGCTCCCATCGGCGATGTTCTGGTGGGAGGCTCACAGAACCTCATTGCTTGCGGTGTCTGGGCCGTGGTTCGCTTGTCTCTTGAGGTTGGCCTGATCGAATCATGAAAGTGCCTCATGTACTAACGGGCGCTAGACATCACTTTCCTTTCTGTCATACTTCGAAAATGTCACGAACATGATGCTAAGACTGGGGCAATCCTTGTCCCTTCACAAAGATTTCGCCATGTTATTTCCCAGGTGCTCGACCCTTCAATCCTACATGTGCGAGTACACCATCGTCATGGTCAACATCTACAAGAAGATTGTGCACGATTGTGCCAAGTCTGCCCTATCCCAGCTTGCAGCGTCGTTTACATCCACCTTCGACGCGGTTTTTAAACCGCTGGAGTCAGACCTCACAACCTGGGCCCAGTTAATCGAGAAACGTGCGACAATCCTCTTTGCCAAAGCCGATCTCCAAAGCCATTCATCACTCTTGGAGCGATTCAATCGACTGCAGGTCACCATGTCACGAGAGTCCGCAATTCAACAAAAAGATACGCGCAAGCATCAGCTGCTTACCTCTCTGTGCCCGAATCAAGGCGAGTTCAACCTCATCTGGCGAAGGGAAAGGAAGAGAGGCACGTCAAGCTGGATGTATGAGACAGCTGCGTACAAGAGCTGGCTATCCTCCAAGGCTGAATCCGTCCTTTGGCTCAAGGGTAACCTTGGGTCAGGAAAGACGGTAACAATGGCTGCTGCCGTTGCTCACCTGACCTTGACCGCACCGTCCATGGATCCCCAGGGTTGGTTCTAACCTTTCTATGATCTTACAGATGCTAACCTAGATCATAGGCGCTGTAACTGTGTCATACTTCTTCTGCCAGAGTGGCAACCCAAAGACCCTATCTGCCAGCACGTTGCTAGGTAGCATTGTAGGACAGGCATTGCAAAATCCTGCTCTGGAGCCTTCACTCATGTCATTCCTCAAGCAACTAGAAACAGTTCCATATGCTCACGCAATGCCTGAAGAGTACATTGACATCTTGCTGAAAGCAACACCCTCCAATTGGAGAGGAATCTTTGTGCTTGACGGGCTTGATGAGATGCCCCAAGAAGAAGTAGACGACATTTTCGGCCAATTACACCATCTGCGAGAGCATCGATGGGTAAGCCTTTTGTGCTCCTCACGGCCCACGTCGGCATGCTACTCAATGGCGAGGTCAAACCTGGGTGAGATATGGACTCTCTCCATGGAAACTGCAGACAGGTCCGAAGAGATCCGCGCCTACCTTGCAGCAGAAATATCGAGATGGAATACTATCAGACCGTTGGCAACAGAGCTGAAGAGGTTGGTGGAGGAACAGCTCCTTGTGGGATGTCAGGGCATGTTATTGTGGCTCTCTCTTCAGATGGAGGACATCTGCCCTAGATACACCCAAGAGCTGCGATCAGACGCGGA contains the following coding sequences:
- a CDS encoding NACHT domain-containing protein, with amino-acid sequence MKDLSSAVGFAAKLKPEIRLAQAISEFNASLSNKNQRARFKNLQSQSPPSPDDIIRLTEEINRDGARAHRSWRPYGTRLVAILERMRQFAPIGDVLVGGSQNLIACGVWAVVRLSLETSLSFLSYFENVTNMMLRLGQSLSLHKDFAMLFPRCSTLQSYMCEYTIVMVNIYKKIVHDCAKSALSQLAASFTSTFDAVFKPLESDLTTWAQLIEKRATILFAKADLQSHSSLLERFNRLQVTMSRESAIQQKDTRKHQLLTSLCPNQGEFNLIWRRERKRGTSSWMYETAAYKSWLSSKAESVLWLKGNLGSGKTVTMAAAVAHLTLTAPSMDPQGAVTVSYFFCQSGNPKTLSASTLLGSIVGQALQNPALEPSLMSFLKQLETVPYAHAMPEEYIDILLKATPSNWRGIFVLDGLDEMPQEEVDDIFGQLHHLREHRWMEDICPRYTQELRSDAEILDILGNLPKDLPGAFEKALSRMRDGKYGSKLFKLVASAEPPLSMDELRVASNVEPGNTTWDNSTLSRSGKALISAYGGSLLDIDEEDFRVRFIHYSVLLHLTTPSSDVKTHAFHFDLEEAERALGAVCVTYLNYSVFENRVSTAQKVSFGQVPHATAGSVMSSEASRKAFSLLAKHKRRRDPKVDLERLSYKLQSEKWRVRDDVHLFLDYARNKFIALGLGVRGSGLGP